In Polaribacter sp. Hel_I_88, the following proteins share a genomic window:
- the fabV gene encoding enoyl-ACP reductase FabV produces MIIEPRTRGFICLTSHPIGCEQNVINQIEYVKSKGKIEGAKKVLVLGASTGFGLASRITSAFGSDAATIGVFFDKAPTEGRPGSPGYYNTAAFEKQAHAAGLYAKSINGDAFSNEIKQEVVNLIKEDLGQIDLVIYSLASPVRTHPETGKRYKSVLKPIGEVFTNKTVDFHTGVVSEISINPAEGDDIENTVTVMGGEDWKMWIDALQAENLLAEGATTVAYSYIGPDVTKPVYRNGTIGAAKDHLEATAFKITDDLKSIGGKAYVSVNKALVTQASSAIPVIPLYISLLFKVMKEKEIHEGCIEQIQRLYSQRLFGGDLALDDKGRIRVDDWEMYDDVQAEVAELWKKATTENLPEIGDLEGYSDEFFNLFGFKVPGVDYDADVNEVVKIPSEK; encoded by the coding sequence ATGATCATAGAACCAAGAACAAGAGGCTTTATTTGTTTAACATCACATCCTATAGGTTGTGAGCAAAATGTTATCAACCAAATAGAGTATGTAAAATCTAAAGGAAAAATTGAAGGTGCAAAAAAAGTATTAGTTTTAGGAGCATCAACAGGTTTTGGCTTGGCATCAAGAATTACAAGTGCTTTTGGCTCTGATGCTGCAACCATTGGTGTTTTTTTCGATAAAGCACCAACAGAAGGAAGACCAGGTTCTCCAGGTTATTACAATACAGCAGCTTTTGAAAAGCAGGCTCATGCAGCAGGCTTATATGCAAAAAGTATCAATGGAGATGCTTTTTCAAACGAAATAAAACAAGAGGTTGTAAATCTAATTAAAGAAGATTTAGGACAAATTGATTTGGTAATTTACAGTTTAGCATCACCTGTTAGAACACATCCAGAAACAGGAAAACGTTACAAATCAGTTTTAAAACCTATTGGCGAAGTTTTTACTAATAAAACTGTCGATTTCCATACAGGAGTTGTGTCAGAAATATCTATAAATCCTGCTGAAGGAGATGATATAGAAAATACAGTTACAGTAATGGGAGGTGAAGATTGGAAAATGTGGATAGACGCTTTACAAGCCGAAAATTTACTTGCAGAAGGAGCAACAACAGTTGCCTATTCTTACATTGGGCCAGATGTTACAAAACCTGTGTACAGAAATGGAACAATTGGCGCAGCAAAAGATCATTTAGAAGCAACTGCTTTTAAAATTACAGACGATTTAAAATCAATTGGAGGAAAAGCCTATGTTTCCGTTAATAAAGCTTTGGTAACACAAGCTAGTTCTGCAATTCCTGTAATTCCATTATATATTTCATTACTTTTTAAAGTGATGAAAGAGAAGGAAATTCACGAAGGTTGTATTGAGCAAATTCAACGATTGTATAGTCAACGTTTGTTTGGTGGCGATTTAGCTTTGGATGATAAAGGAAGAATTAGAGTTGATGACTGGGAAATGTATGATGATGTGCAAGCAGAAGTTGCTGAACTTTGGAAAAAAGCTACCACAGAAAATTTACCAGAAATAGGAGATTTAGAAGGCTATAGTGATGAGTTTTTTAACCTATTTGGGTTTAAAGTTCCTGGCGTAGATTATGATGCTGATGTAAATGAGGTTGTTAAAATACCTAGCGAAAAATAA
- a CDS encoding fasciclin domain-containing protein, protein MKIKKFITLLLMVSLITTYSCVDSKEKKEAEVETEMESQDEEEIETVGTIVDVAVSNDNFTTLVAAVKAADLVGTLSSEGPFTVFAPVNDAFGKLPEGTVESLLKPENKETLTSILTYHVVSGKFNAEAVIGAINDNNGKFEVKTVQGEMLTASLMDGKVILTDAKGNTSTVVMTDVEASNGIIHAIDTVVMPE, encoded by the coding sequence ATGAAAATTAAAAAATTTATTACATTATTATTGATGGTATCATTAATAACTACTTATAGTTGTGTAGACTCTAAAGAGAAAAAAGAAGCAGAAGTTGAAACTGAAATGGAATCTCAAGATGAGGAAGAAATTGAAACAGTGGGTACTATCGTAGATGTTGCAGTTTCAAACGATAACTTTACAACATTAGTAGCAGCAGTAAAAGCAGCTGATTTAGTTGGTACTTTAAGTAGCGAAGGTCCTTTTACAGTCTTTGCACCAGTAAATGATGCATTTGGTAAATTACCAGAAGGAACTGTTGAAAGTTTATTAAAACCAGAAAACAAAGAAACGTTGACATCGATATTAACTTATCACGTTGTTTCTGGAAAATTTAATGCAGAAGCTGTTATAGGAGCAATTAACGATAACAATGGAAAGTTTGAAGTAAAAACTGTTCAAGGTGAAATGTTGACAGCATCATTAATGGATGGAAAAGTAATTTTAACAGATGCTAAAGGAAATACATCTACAGTTGTAATGACAGATGTTGAAGCTTCAAATGGAATTATACATGCTATTGACACAGTTGTAATGCCAGAATAA
- a CDS encoding TerC family protein has product MLENIFTLLMLVLLQAVLGFDNLLYISLESKKAPEIEQKRVRKVGILVAIVLRIILLFLLVSIIDYFKEPFSFLTGEIENVLKFAFNGHSIIVLLGGGFIIYTAIKEIWHMIGTPDLENSEMVDTRSKKTANAAIVSIIIMNLVFSFDSILAAIGLTSEIENATTAFIIMAIAIIVSGLLMLFLADRVSSFLAKNRMYEVLGLFILFIVGIMLITEGGHLAHIKIFGNEIVPMSKTTFYFVIVILIITDVVQGKYQKKLLAKK; this is encoded by the coding sequence ATGTTAGAAAATATTTTTACCTTATTAATGTTAGTGTTATTACAAGCCGTTCTTGGTTTCGATAACTTACTGTACATATCATTAGAGTCTAAAAAAGCACCAGAAATTGAGCAAAAAAGAGTTCGTAAAGTTGGTATTTTAGTTGCTATTGTTTTAAGAATCATTTTGTTATTCTTATTAGTTTCTATTATCGATTATTTTAAAGAACCTTTTTCCTTTTTAACGGGTGAAATTGAAAATGTTTTAAAATTTGCGTTTAATGGGCATAGCATTATTGTACTTTTAGGTGGTGGATTTATAATTTACACAGCCATTAAAGAAATTTGGCACATGATTGGAACGCCTGATTTAGAGAATTCAGAAATGGTAGACACAAGAAGTAAAAAGACAGCAAATGCAGCTATAGTAAGCATTATAATTATGAATTTAGTTTTTTCTTTCGATTCCATTTTAGCAGCTATTGGTTTAACAAGTGAAATTGAAAACGCTACAACCGCTTTTATAATTATGGCCATTGCTATTATTGTTAGTGGTTTATTGATGTTGTTTTTAGCAGATAGAGTATCATCATTTTTAGCAAAAAACAGAATGTATGAAGTGTTAGGATTGTTTATTCTTTTTATAGTGGGTATTATGTTAATTACGGAAGGTGGCCATTTAGCACACATTAAAATATTCGGAAATGAGATTGTACCAATGAGCAAAACTACATTCTACTTTGTAATTGTTATTTTAATAATTACGGATGTTGTACAAGGAAAATATCAGAAAAAATTATTAGCAAAAAAATAA
- a CDS encoding sulfite exporter TauE/SafE family protein yields MILDILLQNWHIIILFFTVAILYSSVGFGGGSSYLAILALTGIAFTQIRATSLLCNIVVVTGNVLLFYQQKEIDFKKIIPLVFLSIPLAFLGGYLKISQQFFFILLGFTLLFAAITMWLSKRIISSDEKNININPIKNASYGGIIGFISGMVGIGGGIFLAPLLHLANWDTPKKIAATASFFILVNSIAGLIGQYSNPDFIIDWSLTSTLLISVLIGGQIGSRISHKFLTPIQLKKATAILIAFVSIRILWKVLL; encoded by the coding sequence TTGATTTTAGATATATTATTACAAAACTGGCACATTATCATTCTTTTTTTTACAGTTGCCATTTTATATTCTTCTGTTGGTTTTGGAGGTGGCTCAAGTTATTTAGCCATTTTAGCGCTAACAGGAATTGCTTTTACACAAATAAGAGCAACTTCTTTACTTTGTAATATTGTTGTGGTTACAGGAAATGTTCTGCTGTTTTACCAACAAAAAGAAATTGATTTTAAAAAAATAATCCCTTTAGTATTCTTAAGTATTCCTTTGGCTTTTTTAGGCGGCTATTTAAAAATAAGTCAGCAATTTTTCTTTATTCTTTTAGGTTTTACCCTTTTATTTGCTGCAATCACTATGTGGCTTTCCAAACGTATTATTTCTTCGGATGAAAAAAACATCAATATCAATCCTATAAAAAACGCAAGTTATGGAGGCATCATTGGCTTTATTTCTGGAATGGTTGGAATTGGTGGAGGCATTTTTTTAGCACCTCTTTTACATCTTGCTAATTGGGATACTCCTAAAAAAATTGCTGCAACTGCCAGTTTTTTTATTTTAGTAAATTCTATAGCAGGCCTTATTGGTCAATATTCAAATCCTGATTTTATAATAGATTGGAGCTTAACATCAACTTTATTAATTAGCGTATTAATTGGCGGACAAATAGGAAGTAGAATTAGTCATAAATTTTTAACTCCTATTCAACTAAAAAAAGCAACTGCTATTTTAATTGCTTTTGTAAGTATTCGCATTTTATGGAAAGTTCTTTTGTAA
- a CDS encoding ABC transporter ATP-binding protein, with protein MQHLKESTSNKSKPKVTLKQAFKTIIWPRRGIVFVGLILIIIRSLAGFVLPLQSKVLLDEVVPNNDINQLYTLILIVIGAILVQAITSFLLTKVLSIQAQYLISELRAQVQKKVLSLPISFFDSTKSGALVSRIMSDVEGVRNLIGTGLVQLIGGSFTAILTLVILLRMNVWMTLFTFVPLSIFGLIALKSFKYIRPIFRARGKINAEVKGRLTETLGGIRVIKAFNAEEQETKIFEEGVENIYQNVKKSMTATAIMTSSSTFLIGLATTGVMGIGGYYMMQGTLTFGDFIQFTFLLAFMVAPIVQMSNIGSQLTEALAGLDRTEELMNMTAEEDNENRTIELDKIDGEIIFDDVSFAYEENKEVLHNINFQVPAGSVTALVGSSGSGKSTIAGLSATFLNPKSGTITIDNQDMSKVKLSSYRKYLGVVLQDEFLFEGTIRANIMFPRPNATEEELQNAVNASYVNEFTDRFDKGLDTLIGERGVKLSGGQRQRLAIARAILADPKIIILDEATSSLDTESESLIQKSLSELVKDRTTIVIAHRLSTIKKADQILVIEAGKIAERGTHDELIEAKGRYFDLYTYQSKI; from the coding sequence ATGCAACATCTAAAAGAATCAACATCAAATAAATCAAAACCAAAAGTAACTTTAAAACAGGCTTTTAAGACCATTATTTGGCCAAGAAGAGGTATTGTTTTTGTTGGGTTAATTTTAATAATCATAAGAAGTTTGGCTGGTTTTGTACTTCCATTACAAAGTAAAGTTTTGTTAGACGAAGTTGTGCCAAATAACGATATTAATCAATTATATACGTTAATATTAATTGTAATTGGTGCAATTTTGGTGCAAGCAATCACATCATTTTTATTGACAAAAGTATTGAGTATTCAAGCACAATATTTAATATCAGAATTAAGAGCGCAAGTGCAAAAGAAAGTGTTGTCTTTACCCATCAGTTTTTTTGATAGCACAAAATCTGGAGCATTAGTTTCTAGAATTATGAGCGATGTTGAAGGTGTAAGAAACTTAATTGGTACAGGTTTAGTACAATTAATTGGAGGTTCGTTCACAGCAATTTTAACGCTGGTTATTTTATTAAGAATGAATGTCTGGATGACACTTTTCACCTTTGTTCCTTTATCAATCTTTGGTTTAATTGCTTTAAAATCATTTAAATATATAAGACCAATTTTTAGAGCAAGAGGAAAAATAAATGCAGAAGTTAAAGGACGTTTAACAGAAACTTTAGGTGGAATTAGAGTTATAAAAGCTTTTAATGCAGAAGAGCAAGAAACTAAAATATTTGAAGAAGGTGTAGAAAATATTTATCAGAATGTAAAAAAGAGCATGACTGCAACTGCAATAATGACGAGTTCATCAACATTTCTGATTGGGTTGGCAACAACTGGAGTTATGGGAATTGGTGGTTATTATATGATGCAAGGCACCTTAACTTTCGGAGATTTTATTCAATTTACATTTCTATTAGCTTTTATGGTGGCTCCAATTGTGCAAATGAGCAATATTGGAAGTCAACTTACAGAAGCTTTAGCTGGTTTGGACAGAACAGAAGAGTTAATGAATATGACTGCTGAAGAAGATAATGAAAACAGAACAATAGAGTTAGATAAGATCGATGGAGAAATTATTTTTGATGATGTTTCATTTGCATACGAAGAAAATAAAGAAGTTTTACACAACATTAATTTTCAAGTTCCTGCAGGTTCTGTAACAGCTTTGGTTGGGAGTTCTGGTTCTGGGAAATCTACAATAGCAGGGTTGTCAGCCACTTTTTTGAATCCGAAATCGGGTACAATTACCATTGACAATCAAGATATGTCTAAAGTAAAACTGTCTAGTTATCGTAAATATTTAGGTGTGGTTTTACAAGATGAGTTTTTGTTCGAAGGCACAATTAGAGCAAATATTATGTTCCCAAGACCAAATGCTACAGAAGAAGAATTACAAAATGCAGTAAACGCTTCTTATGTAAACGAATTTACAGACAGATTTGACAAAGGTTTAGATACGTTAATTGGTGAAAGAGGCGTAAAATTATCTGGAGGACAAAGACAACGTTTGGCAATTGCAAGAGCAATTTTGGCAGATCCAAAAATTATTATTTTAGATGAAGCAACTTCTAGTTTAGATACCGAAAGTGAATCATTAATTCAAAAAAGTTTATCAGAATTGGTAAAAGATAGAACTACAATTGTAATTGCTCACAGGTTAAGTACCATTAAAAAAGCAGATCAAATTTTGGTAATTGAAGCTGGTAAAATTGCAGAAAGAGGAACGCATGATGAGCTAATCGAAGCAAAAGGCAGGTATTTTGATTTGTATACCTATCAATCTAAAATCTAA
- a CDS encoding DUF6503 family protein codes for MKKFILLVITITIVSCKNDPKKKSSNKEEVKDTKEVKKENFPKELGKVFQAHGGINAWRKAQVLSFNKGEEVHTTDLKSRKIVVNHPKYSLGFDGKVIWLSEDEKGVFKGNPEFYYNLYFYFYAMPFVLADDGIIYEKVNAISFEGTDFPGYKISYQANVGTSPDDNYIVYYNPKSYQMEWLAYTVTFNSKEPSENYNLIKYNKWENVNGLVLPKEITWYKKDDAGNPTEPARPATEFTLPLISQAKLADSFYEKPSE; via the coding sequence ATGAAAAAATTCATCTTATTAGTAATTACAATTACCATAGTTTCTTGTAAAAACGATCCTAAAAAAAAATCTTCTAACAAAGAAGAAGTTAAAGACACCAAAGAAGTAAAAAAAGAAAATTTTCCAAAAGAATTAGGAAAAGTTTTTCAAGCTCATGGAGGTATAAATGCTTGGAGAAAAGCACAAGTTTTATCTTTTAATAAAGGAGAAGAAGTACACACAACAGATTTAAAATCAAGAAAAATAGTCGTAAATCACCCAAAATATTCTTTAGGTTTCGATGGCAAAGTAATTTGGTTAAGTGAAGACGAAAAAGGAGTTTTTAAAGGAAATCCTGAGTTTTATTACAACTTGTATTTCTACTTTTATGCAATGCCTTTTGTATTGGCAGATGATGGAATTATTTACGAAAAAGTAAACGCAATTTCTTTTGAAGGAACAGATTTTCCTGGTTACAAAATATCTTACCAAGCCAATGTTGGGACTTCTCCTGATGATAATTATATTGTGTATTACAATCCAAAAAGTTATCAAATGGAATGGTTGGCCTACACTGTTACTTTTAACTCAAAAGAGCCAAGTGAAAACTACAATCTAATTAAATACAACAAGTGGGAAAACGTAAACGGATTAGTTTTACCAAAAGAAATTACTTGGTATAAAAAAGACGATGCTGGAAACCCAACTGAACCTGCAAGACCTGCAACCGAATTTACGTTGCCATTAATTAGTCAAGCAAAATTAGCAGATTCTTTTTATGAAAAGCCTAGTGAATAA